In Aegilops tauschii subsp. strangulata cultivar AL8/78 chromosome 3, Aet v6.0, whole genome shotgun sequence, one genomic interval encodes:
- the LOC109778210 gene encoding protein DJ-1 homolog B isoform X1, with the protein MATSPSPKKVLLPIVAGTEPIEASIPIDILRRAGANVTVASAGDALLVEIMYGVKILADELLVDCAAASYDLIVLPGGVPGAANLGGRATLEGIVRKHVEKGGLFAAICAAPPLALASWGLLDGHKATGHPWFVEKFPPKVTAVDANVVVDGNAVTGTGPATSMEFAMALVEQLYGKEKVEQIAKPMLVRYEGGYSMKELNSVEWHCSGTPKVLLPVANGIEEMEAIILVDALRRANADVVVASAEDGVVVTARYGTRIVADVMLDEAADRAPFDLIIVPGGMPGAKTLGGCEQLVALLKKQAEANRPYGAIGAATAHVLEPHGLLKGKKATTCASMAGLLADGGECENRVVVDGNVITSRSPGTAMEYAAAVVEKMMGRDEARRLAEGLLFLS; encoded by the exons ATGGCGACGTCTCCTTCCCCTAAGAAG GTGCTGCTGCCGATCGTTGCCGGCACGGAGCCTATCGAGGCGTCCATCCCCATCGACATCCTCCGCCGCGCCGGCGCCAACGTCACCGTCGCTTCCGCAGGTGACGCCCTTCTCGTCGAGATCATGTACGGCGTCAAAATATTGGCCGACGAGCTCCTGGTTGACTGCGCCGCCGCTTCCTACGACCTCATCGTCCTCCCC GGTGGCGTTCCTGGCGCTGCAAATCTTGGTGGTCGTGCGACGTTGGAGGGCATAGTGAGGAAGCACGTGGAGAAGGGAGGACTCTTCGCCGCCATATGCGCTGCACCGCCGCTGGCGTTGGCGTCCTGGGGTCTACTCGACGGACACAAG GCTACGGGTCATCCATGGTTTGTGGAGAAGTTCCCTCCCAAGGTGACCGCCGTGGACGCGAACGTGGTGGTGGACGGCAACGCCGTCACGGGCACTGGGCCGGCGACGTCGATGGAATTTGCGATGGCTTTGGTGGAACAGCTCTATGGGAAGGAGAAGGTCGAGCAGATCGCTAAACCAATG CTAGTGAGATACGAAGGTGGCTATAGCATGAAAGAACTCAACTCGGTCGAGTGGCACTGCAGCGGCACACCCAAG GTTCTTCTTCCAGTAGCCAACGGCATTGAGGAGATGGAAGCGATAATACTCGTGGACGCGCTGCGCAGAGCCAACGCGGACGTCGTCGTCGCGTCCGCCGAGGACGGCGTCGTGGTCACCGCGCGATACGGGACGAGGATCGTGGCCGACGTGATGCTGGACGAGGCCGCCGATCGGGCGCCGTTCGATCTGATTATCGTGCCG GGCGGCATGCCGGGCGCGAAGACGCTGGGCGGCTGTGAGCAGCTCGTCGCTCTGCTGAAGAAGCAGGCGGAAGCGAACAGGCCGTACGGCGCGATCGGCGCCGCCACCGCCCACGTGCTCGAGCCCCATGGCCTGCTCAAG GGCAAGAAGGCGACGACGTGCGCATCCATGGCCGGGCTGCTCGCGGACGGTGGCGAGTGCGAGAACAGGGTGGTGGTTGACGGGAACGTGATCACGAGTAGGAGCCCCGGCACCGCCATGGAGTACGCGGCGGCCGTCGTCGAGAAAATGATGGGCCGCGACGAGGCGCGGCGACTGGCGGAAGGCCTGCTCTTCTTGAGCTGA
- the LOC109778210 gene encoding protein DJ-1 homolog B isoform X2: protein MATSPSPKKVLLPIVAGTEPIEASIPIDILRRAGANVTVASAGDALLVEIMYGVKILADELLVDCAAASYDLIVLPATGHPWFVEKFPPKVTAVDANVVVDGNAVTGTGPATSMEFAMALVEQLYGKEKVEQIAKPMLVRYEGGYSMKELNSVEWHCSGTPKVLLPVANGIEEMEAIILVDALRRANADVVVASAEDGVVVTARYGTRIVADVMLDEAADRAPFDLIIVPGGMPGAKTLGGCEQLVALLKKQAEANRPYGAIGAATAHVLEPHGLLKGKKATTCASMAGLLADGGECENRVVVDGNVITSRSPGTAMEYAAAVVEKMMGRDEARRLAEGLLFLS from the exons ATGGCGACGTCTCCTTCCCCTAAGAAG GTGCTGCTGCCGATCGTTGCCGGCACGGAGCCTATCGAGGCGTCCATCCCCATCGACATCCTCCGCCGCGCCGGCGCCAACGTCACCGTCGCTTCCGCAGGTGACGCCCTTCTCGTCGAGATCATGTACGGCGTCAAAATATTGGCCGACGAGCTCCTGGTTGACTGCGCCGCCGCTTCCTACGACCTCATCGTCCTCCCC GCTACGGGTCATCCATGGTTTGTGGAGAAGTTCCCTCCCAAGGTGACCGCCGTGGACGCGAACGTGGTGGTGGACGGCAACGCCGTCACGGGCACTGGGCCGGCGACGTCGATGGAATTTGCGATGGCTTTGGTGGAACAGCTCTATGGGAAGGAGAAGGTCGAGCAGATCGCTAAACCAATG CTAGTGAGATACGAAGGTGGCTATAGCATGAAAGAACTCAACTCGGTCGAGTGGCACTGCAGCGGCACACCCAAG GTTCTTCTTCCAGTAGCCAACGGCATTGAGGAGATGGAAGCGATAATACTCGTGGACGCGCTGCGCAGAGCCAACGCGGACGTCGTCGTCGCGTCCGCCGAGGACGGCGTCGTGGTCACCGCGCGATACGGGACGAGGATCGTGGCCGACGTGATGCTGGACGAGGCCGCCGATCGGGCGCCGTTCGATCTGATTATCGTGCCG GGCGGCATGCCGGGCGCGAAGACGCTGGGCGGCTGTGAGCAGCTCGTCGCTCTGCTGAAGAAGCAGGCGGAAGCGAACAGGCCGTACGGCGCGATCGGCGCCGCCACCGCCCACGTGCTCGAGCCCCATGGCCTGCTCAAG GGCAAGAAGGCGACGACGTGCGCATCCATGGCCGGGCTGCTCGCGGACGGTGGCGAGTGCGAGAACAGGGTGGTGGTTGACGGGAACGTGATCACGAGTAGGAGCCCCGGCACCGCCATGGAGTACGCGGCGGCCGTCGTCGAGAAAATGATGGGCCGCGACGAGGCGCGGCGACTGGCGGAAGGCCTGCTCTTCTTGAGCTGA